A genomic segment from Klebsiella africana encodes:
- a CDS encoding LysR family transcriptional regulator has protein sequence MDLRRFITFKTVVEEGSFLRASQKLCCTQSTVTFHIQQLEQELAIPLFEKIGRRMCLTAAGKNVLPHVYDLTKVMASIRQAARQDDEPGGELRVATGETLLAYKMPPVLQRFKQRAPKVRLSLQSLNCYSIRDALLADEVDLGVFYRVGNDDALTMMELGPQPLALVASVDLAPVDFLRPQQHIPLSFIINEPQCVFRQIFESTLRQRGITMENTIELWSIESIKQCVAGNLGVSFLPRFAVEEELKRGTLIELPFSGTPLTIHALCAHHAGKAISPAMRVFMQCMQEEQEAR, from the coding sequence ATGGATCTGCGACGCTTTATCACCTTCAAAACGGTTGTCGAAGAAGGATCCTTTCTGCGCGCCTCACAGAAACTGTGCTGCACCCAGTCCACCGTAACCTTTCATATCCAGCAGCTTGAGCAGGAGCTCGCCATCCCGCTGTTTGAGAAAATTGGCCGGCGGATGTGTCTCACCGCCGCCGGTAAAAATGTCCTGCCGCACGTCTACGATCTGACCAAAGTGATGGCGTCGATTCGCCAGGCGGCGCGCCAGGACGATGAACCCGGCGGCGAACTTCGCGTCGCCACTGGTGAAACCCTGCTGGCGTACAAAATGCCGCCGGTGCTGCAGCGTTTTAAGCAACGCGCCCCAAAGGTCCGCCTGTCACTACAGTCGCTCAATTGCTACAGCATCCGTGATGCCCTGCTCGCTGACGAAGTCGACCTGGGGGTGTTTTACCGGGTTGGCAACGATGATGCGCTCACCATGATGGAACTTGGCCCGCAGCCGCTGGCGCTGGTCGCGTCTGTCGATCTAGCGCCGGTCGACTTCCTGCGTCCGCAGCAGCATATCCCGCTGAGCTTTATCATCAACGAGCCCCAGTGTGTGTTTCGGCAGATTTTTGAAAGCACCCTGCGCCAACGCGGTATTACTATGGAGAACACCATCGAGCTTTGGAGTATTGAGAGTATCAAGCAGTGCGTGGCGGGCAATCTGGGAGTAAGTTTTCTGCCACGCTTTGCGGTAGAGGAGGAACTCAAACGCGGGACACTGATTGAGCTGCCGTTCAGCGGGACGCCGCTGACGATCCATGCGCTCTGTGCCCATCACGCCGGGAAGGCAATCAGTCCGGCGATGCGGGTATTCATGCAGTGTATGCAGGAGGAACAAGAGGCGCGCTGA
- a CDS encoding AI-2E family transporter: MDNNNLLLIEKRLVTRFLDMFIRFGLILALASFCFTVFSPFINMMLWALILAVALYPLHQYFAGLLAGKQGLASAVLVLLGILLIVIPTVLMITSLAESASAMIDKMGNQSFTIPPPSSRIAALPIVGERLSDLWMKASVDLPGLLSNYRSQIGEIAKQFLSILASMGGGLIGFIISFIVSGIMMAWGAAGAISAQRIAIRITDENKGVTLSRLCTSTIRAVAQGVIGVALIQALLVGVIMLIANIPAVGIFFILALILGIAQVPVILVTAPAIALMWSLGTHSTGMDIFYTILLIVAGMADNVLKPLLLGRGVDAPMPVVLLGALGGMASNGILGMFLGATLLAIGYRIFMTWVNEGQPALPQDK, translated from the coding sequence ATGGATAATAATAATCTGCTGTTAATAGAGAAACGGCTGGTCACCCGTTTTCTCGATATGTTTATTCGGTTCGGGCTTATTCTGGCGCTGGCCTCATTCTGTTTTACCGTCTTTTCTCCCTTTATCAATATGATGCTCTGGGCGCTGATTCTCGCCGTAGCGCTCTATCCTTTACATCAATATTTTGCCGGACTCTTAGCAGGTAAACAGGGACTGGCGTCAGCGGTACTGGTGTTGTTAGGTATTTTACTGATCGTCATCCCCACGGTGCTGATGATCACCTCGCTGGCGGAAAGCGCCAGCGCCATGATTGATAAGATGGGCAACCAGAGCTTTACCATTCCCCCACCCTCTTCGCGTATTGCTGCTTTGCCGATCGTTGGTGAACGGCTGAGCGACCTGTGGATGAAGGCTTCTGTAGATCTTCCGGGACTGCTCAGTAATTACCGCTCGCAAATCGGCGAAATCGCTAAACAGTTCCTCAGTATTTTAGCCAGCATGGGCGGCGGGCTGATTGGCTTTATTATTTCGTTTATCGTCTCGGGAATTATGATGGCCTGGGGCGCAGCGGGCGCCATCAGCGCCCAGCGTATTGCCATTCGTATTACCGATGAGAATAAAGGCGTGACCCTCAGTCGCCTGTGCACCAGCACCATCCGCGCGGTCGCCCAGGGCGTCATCGGGGTGGCACTGATCCAGGCGCTGCTGGTCGGTGTGATCATGCTGATAGCGAACATACCCGCCGTCGGGATCTTCTTTATTCTTGCCCTGATCCTCGGCATTGCCCAGGTGCCGGTGATCCTGGTGACGGCCCCGGCCATTGCACTGATGTGGAGTCTCGGCACCCACAGTACCGGCATGGATATCTTCTACACCATCCTGCTGATCGTCGCCGGCATGGCCGATAACGTCCTCAAACCGTTGCTGCTGGGGCGCGGCGTCGATGCGCCGATGCCGGTGGTGTTGCTGGGCGCGCTCGGCGGAATGGCCTCTAACGGCATTCTCGGTATGTTCCTCGGCGCCACCCTGCTGGCCATCGGTTACCGGATCTTCATGACCTGGGTAAATGAAGGACAACCCGCTCTGCCGCAGGATAAATAA
- the eamB gene encoding cysteine/O-acetylserine transporter, which translates to MTPTLISAFLTYTLITALTPGPNNILALSSVTAHGFRRSMRVLAGMSLGFVIIMLICAGLTFTLVTLDEGITSLLRWVGAGYILWLAWHIARSDPASGGQEERPVSFWASLGLQFVNVKIILYGITALSTFVLPVTREPFWLVVTGLLLSAIGIGGNLCWALAGQLFQPVFERHGRKLNLLLALLLIWCAVRMFME; encoded by the coding sequence GTGACACCTACCCTGATTAGCGCCTTTTTAACTTACACCCTGATCACCGCCCTGACGCCCGGGCCGAATAATATTCTGGCGCTGAGCAGCGTCACCGCGCACGGCTTTCGACGGAGCATGCGGGTTCTGGCCGGCATGAGCCTGGGGTTTGTGATCATCATGCTGATTTGTGCCGGGCTGACGTTCACTCTCGTTACCCTGGATGAGGGGATAACCTCCCTGCTACGCTGGGTCGGCGCGGGGTATATCCTGTGGCTGGCCTGGCACATTGCCCGTAGCGATCCTGCCAGCGGTGGGCAGGAGGAGCGGCCTGTCAGCTTCTGGGCCAGCCTGGGGCTGCAGTTTGTGAATGTAAAAATTATCCTGTACGGCATCACGGCCCTGTCGACCTTTGTTTTGCCGGTGACCCGCGAGCCATTCTGGCTGGTGGTGACAGGTCTGTTGCTGTCGGCAATTGGGATAGGCGGTAATCTCTGCTGGGCGCTGGCCGGGCAGCTGTTTCAGCCGGTTTTTGAACGTCATGGCAGAAAGTTAAATTTGCTGCTGGCGCTGCTGCTAATCTGGTGTGCGGTGCGTATGTTTATGGAATAA
- the dnaQ gene encoding DNA polymerase III subunit epsilon, giving the protein MSTAITRQIVLDTETTGMNQIGAHYEGHKIIEIGAVEVINRRLTGNNFHVYLKPDRLVDPEAFGVHGIADEFLLDKPTFADVADEFMDYIRGAELVIHNASFDIGFMDYEFGKLNRGIGKTETFCKITDSLALARKMFPGKRNSLDALCSRYEIDNSKRTLHGALLDAQILADVYLMMTGGQTSMAFSMEGESQQQAGEMGIQRVVRAASQLRVVYASDEELVNHESRLDLVQKKGGSCLWRA; this is encoded by the coding sequence ATGAGCACTGCAATTACGCGCCAGATTGTTCTCGATACCGAAACCACCGGTATGAATCAGATCGGGGCGCATTACGAAGGACACAAGATCATTGAGATCGGCGCCGTGGAGGTGATCAACCGCCGCCTGACCGGTAACAATTTCCATGTCTATCTGAAGCCCGATCGGCTGGTGGATCCTGAAGCATTCGGCGTGCACGGGATCGCCGATGAGTTCCTGCTGGACAAACCCACCTTTGCCGACGTGGCTGATGAGTTTATGGATTACATCCGCGGCGCGGAGCTGGTGATCCATAACGCCTCGTTCGATATCGGCTTTATGGATTATGAGTTCGGTAAGCTGAACCGCGGCATCGGAAAAACCGAGACCTTTTGTAAAATCACCGACAGTCTGGCGCTGGCGCGGAAAATGTTCCCCGGCAAGCGCAACAGCCTCGATGCGTTATGTTCGCGCTACGAAATAGATAACAGCAAGCGTACGCTGCACGGGGCATTACTCGATGCCCAGATCCTTGCCGATGTCTATTTGATGATGACCGGCGGCCAGACTTCGATGGCGTTCTCTATGGAAGGCGAAAGCCAGCAGCAGGCGGGAGAGATGGGCATTCAGCGCGTCGTCCGCGCCGCCAGCCAGTTACGGGTGGTTTATGCCTCTGATGAGGAGCTGGTGAACCATGAATCGCGCCTCGACCTGGTACAAAAGAAAGGCGGAAGCTGCCTGTGGCGTGCCTGA
- a CDS encoding class I SAM-dependent methyltransferase, producing the protein MKPARIPHTVTAPEHWSSMPWGEYYRETLEQQMKPWLAKLYGFHLLKIGNLSAEINTEACAISHQVNVSLAGNPMQVRADPLHLPFAEKSVDACLLAHTLPWCSDPHRLLREADRVLIDDGWMILTGFNPVSLMGLRKLVPVLRKGTPYNSRMFTLTRQLDWLALLNFEVLHYGRYQVLPWSRHGGKLLSTHLPALGCLQLIVARKRTIPLTLNPMKSGKAKTQLRPAVGATRQWRKGQN; encoded by the coding sequence ATGAAGCCGGCAAGGATACCTCACACAGTGACAGCGCCTGAGCATTGGTCCAGTATGCCGTGGGGCGAATACTATCGCGAAACGCTGGAGCAGCAGATGAAACCGTGGCTGGCTAAATTATATGGCTTTCATTTGCTTAAGATTGGCAATCTGAGCGCGGAAATCAATACCGAAGCTTGCGCCATCTCGCACCAGGTCAATGTCTCGCTGGCAGGAAACCCGATGCAGGTCCGGGCTGACCCGCTGCATTTACCCTTTGCCGAAAAGTCCGTTGACGCCTGCCTGCTGGCGCACACGTTGCCATGGTGTAGCGATCCGCATCGTCTGCTGCGGGAAGCCGATCGTGTACTGATTGATGATGGCTGGATGATCCTGACCGGGTTTAATCCGGTCAGCCTGATGGGGTTGCGTAAGCTGGTGCCGGTCCTGCGCAAAGGTACGCCTTATAATAGCCGTATGTTTACGCTGACGCGCCAGCTGGACTGGCTGGCGCTGCTCAACTTTGAAGTGCTGCACTATGGGCGTTACCAGGTTTTGCCTTGGTCGCGCCATGGCGGCAAATTGCTGAGCACCCATCTGCCGGCGCTGGGCTGTTTACAGTTGATTGTCGCCCGCAAACGGACCATTCCGCTGACACTCAATCCGATGAAATCCGGTAAAGCGAAAACCCAGCTGCGGCCGGCAGTCGGCGCCACCCGGCAGTGGCGCAAGGGGCAGAATTAA
- a CDS encoding amidohydrolase: MPGLKITLLQQPLVWMDGPANLRHFDRQLEGIIGRDVIVLPEMFTTGFAMEAAKQSLPEADVVEWMHARAAQTQALIAGSAALQTERGAVNRFLLVEPDGTVHHYDKRHLFRMADEHHHYEAGNQRVVFEWRGWRILPLVCYDLRFPVWSRNLNDYDLALYVANWPAPRSLHWQSLLVARAIENQAYVAGCNRVGTDGNGHHYRGDSRIINPQGEIVATADPHQATRLDAELSLTALQEYREKFPAWRDADPFTLD, encoded by the coding sequence GTGCCTGGCCTGAAAATTACGCTGTTGCAACAACCGCTGGTCTGGATGGACGGCCCTGCCAACCTGCGCCATTTTGATCGTCAACTGGAAGGAATTATCGGGCGCGATGTGATTGTTTTACCGGAGATGTTCACCACCGGCTTTGCCATGGAAGCGGCAAAACAGTCTTTACCCGAAGCCGACGTGGTGGAGTGGATGCATGCCCGGGCCGCGCAAACCCAGGCGCTGATTGCCGGCAGCGCCGCGCTGCAAACCGAGCGCGGCGCCGTTAACCGCTTCCTGCTGGTCGAGCCCGATGGTACGGTGCACCATTATGATAAACGGCATCTGTTTCGGATGGCCGATGAACATCATCACTATGAGGCTGGAAACCAGCGCGTGGTCTTTGAATGGCGCGGATGGCGGATCCTGCCGCTGGTCTGTTACGACCTGCGCTTCCCGGTATGGTCGCGAAATCTGAACGACTATGATTTGGCACTGTATGTCGCCAACTGGCCGGCGCCGCGCTCCCTGCACTGGCAGTCGCTGCTGGTCGCCCGCGCCATTGAGAACCAGGCCTACGTCGCCGGCTGTAACCGGGTTGGCACTGACGGCAATGGCCATCATTACCGCGGCGATAGCCGGATTATCAATCCCCAGGGGGAGATTGTCGCCACCGCCGATCCGCATCAGGCCACCCGTCTTGACGCCGAGCTGTCGCTGACGGCTCTCCAGGAATATCGCGAAAAATTTCCCGCCTGGCGCGATGCCGATCCTTTTACCCTCGATTAA
- the rnhA gene encoding ribonuclease HI yields the protein MLKQVEIFTDGSCLGNPGPGGYGAIMRYRQHEKTFSAGYRLTTNNRMELMAAIVALEALKEHCEVVLSTDSQYVRQGITQWIHNWKKRGWKTAEKKPVKNVDLWQRLDAALGQHKIKWEWVKGHAGHPENERCDELARAAASHPTLDDVGYQPES from the coding sequence ATGCTCAAACAGGTAGAAATTTTCACCGACGGCTCTTGTCTGGGAAATCCAGGACCCGGCGGTTACGGCGCCATCATGCGCTACCGCCAGCACGAAAAAACCTTTAGCGCCGGCTACCGTCTGACCACCAATAACCGCATGGAACTGATGGCGGCAATCGTCGCTCTCGAAGCGTTAAAAGAGCATTGTGAGGTGGTGCTCAGCACCGACAGCCAGTACGTCCGCCAGGGGATCACCCAGTGGATCCACAACTGGAAAAAGCGCGGCTGGAAGACGGCAGAGAAAAAACCGGTAAAAAATGTCGACCTCTGGCAGCGGCTGGACGCCGCGCTTGGCCAGCATAAAATTAAATGGGAATGGGTGAAAGGCCACGCCGGCCATCCTGAAAACGAACGCTGCGACGAGCTGGCGCGCGCGGCCGCCTCTCATCCCACGCTGGACGATGTCGGCTACCAGCCGGAGAGTTAA